TCCTCTGTGCGTGTGATTCCACGCTTAAGGCTGTATACGTGTCCGTTACTTTTTTACCACGAAGCTGCCGAAGAAACCGAAGAATGAGGCCCAAGATAAGCAGCAAGATGGTAGTAAGGAGGATGGAGAGCCGTTCTCGGAGATGCCGGGAGGCTTGACCCCGCCAAGAATCTTGCATCTGCTCTGTCCTTTCTTCTTCATCCTTTGGCTCGTTTGCTTTCCATCCTTCTCGGCTGTGCTTTTCTCTTCTGTCCCTATCTAGCTTAATCTACTTTgatcttcttctcctttctcctGTCTCTCTTCCCCAGCTCAtaccacacacacacacacacacatacacactctctctctcctttGCTCTACCCTTTCTCAACCTGATGCTGCTCAGGGACTAATTTACCGACTCCAAGTCGGTTCTACCTGCCAGCTTCGCAACGTCCGTATCGTATACGGGCAGGGCTGGCGTGACCTTTTGCGGGACCGGGTTCAAAAATTTTGCGGGCCCTAAACACACATTCAAATTCTACACTTAAATTTTGCAAtgaagaattatttatttacagatttatttacatattttttaagatgaatattaaataataatgcaagctaataataatattaagtaATTTTCCTCGCTTTTTTCGACGCCAAATCTTTGATAATCTCATGAAAATCGATTATTTGCTACTTCATTCTCCGGAACAGTCCTTTCATAACGCGATTCGTAAATCTTTAGCTTCCTTTAACCAGCAGTAGTGGCAGTCTTTCGAATGTTGAGATTGATTCCTCCTAAAGGTGTTGTGGTGAATCCGGTGGGAGTATGGACCGTTGGAATTATGGTTTCTTCACAAGGAAAAACTTCGTGGTCCTTCATTATTTGTACTACTCCAAGTTTGGATTGCATGAGTCCCAATCGCATACCTGAAAcgaagagtaaaagagagaaattATCGTGAGTAAAATTAAAAGTGACAGCCAACAGAAAGTTGAAAGATACAAACTGGTACTGGAATGCGTAAATGTTCTACCAGATTCGTGAgaggaaaaatttttaattacgtaTAATACGAACGGGTCTTTCGAGTGTTTTGTAactgttaatatattttttaactttttaaattatattagttacaattttatatttattagattATGGGCAATCAGGGCATGCACACAGTGAGATTTAGAACCGCGTAAAGATTGTTGACAAGTGGAATGGAAGATATTTATGACGATATGATTATCTTTTCATAAAAGTAATGTCGCTAAGTGACTACCGCGAGATTGATGAAAGTTGAGATTAAGATTTCCTcttataacattttatatatcttaATAAAACTGATCGCAAATTATTCTGGGACAAAAGCATATACGTCATCCTTAGAAAAATAGATATTCTTTAAAGAAAGAATACTCTTGAAATATATGTCCTTGTAGTACGTATTTctgcatatatatgtatttcatttcGACTCTTTAAATACTACTTTCATACCTTTGCCATTGATAGTTCTAAGGTTAAAgatgttagaaaatattttgacAAATTTTACTAACCAACGCATGAGTGGGGTCCCTCACCAAAGGGAAAGTAGACGAAATTTTGCCTGGCTCTTTTGGCTTCCTCGGTGAATCGGAGTGGATCGTATTTTTCCGGATTTGGAAAGTATCGCGGATCGTGGTGCGCACCCACATTCGAAATGAATATTGGGGTATCTTTCTCTATCACCAGATCGAAATTAGGCACTTTGTAATCGGCAAGGGTAATTCGATCCAAGAATGTTAGAGGTGGATATTTACGAAGAGTTTCCGAAATAACCATATCGAGATATGGTAACGTCATAACCTgcgaaaaaattatatttatcattgtgtttagaattacgttttaacaatCTTCACGCGCTATTTATTTGCCTCTCGCgtgtttttaaattaatatctttGTTGTGGCCGTACTATATCGTATGTGATTTTGCCATCAGTTTCCGCCAGAGCATCCTGGAGTTCTGCCCTAAGTGTCTTCTGTATATCTGGGTTCAATGCAAGTTCTTGCAGTGTGTAAGAGATGGTAGTAGAAGATGTTTCGAAACCAGCAATAAAAAATATGCTCGCTTGTGATACTAAATCGTCACCGTCAAATTCTGAGACATGCAAATTAAACTTCATCGCAAAAGTTCTGCAAAACGATCTAGTATATCCAGTACAATTGGAAACTAACTTGAAAGCAAATTAGCAAATATGAATATCTGGGcataattttcaatttgtaACACGAATACAATTATTTTTGAAGTAGTAGTCACGTTATTTTTCGTCTGTTTCACTGGGAGTTCACGAAATAAGGATAGGAAACAGAACATGTTATTCGAAATTTCCGATTTTTGACGATTCacaaataatttcatcaataaaaattagtaaaataatCCAGCAAATACAAACTGTAATCCTTCAGATTTTCGTCGTTCTTGTATTTCTCCCTCATCTCGATCAGCAGATCGGTGACATCATTCCTCTTCTGACCCGATTTAATTCGTTCTTCAATCGCATTCCAGAAAACAGATCGGAAGAAGTTATTCGCTTCTTTTCCAAAGAACTTCGGTTTAAGATACTTGACTAACCAAGGGCAGAAGAATATGGTAAGTAAATCTAAGTTACGATAGAAATTAAAATCGAAGACCGCCTTGCCATATTCACGGAACGCTGCTTTTGGATTTTGCAATGAACCAACTTTTAAGCCAAACGCAATGCTACCGATTATATCGGTGGTGAAATTCCCGCACATATCCGTGAACTCGATTACTTTTCCGTTACCTGAAGCAGATATTAGATTTCCTATGATGTGTCTAGCATTGTTGCATTTTTAATCAAGAAACAATAATTGCAAAATTTAAAAAGTCCTCTCACACCAAGAGGATTGacttttaattttgttaaacgttTCTATTAAGTAAGAAttattgttttaaaaatatatattgaacTAACAACAGTTTCTCATGGTCAATCTGTGTTATTATGTAAATGCATTAGAAATGCGGTTTACCTTCCAAATGCAACGAATCGAGATACTTTGCAAGATCGTCAGCGACCACCAGCATTAACTCGAACATTTTCTTTATCTTGCCCGTGGTAAACATCGGCGTTAATTTTGACCTAAGAGATTTCCATCCTGGGTTTTTCATCATGAACAGATTTGCGTATCCAAGACGATCATCCTTCTCATCTGCAGTTGCGTATCTATTAGCGAAATAGTTAAAGTCGCTCACTAGGACGTGCTTCACGAGTTCTGGATCGCGAATTAACAGATAAGGTTTGTCGAAGATGTAAAATCCCAAGAAAGGTAAACCTTCTCCATAATTGTATAGGTTCTTGACAAAGATTGCGGCTGGTATTCTTGACAAAAGACAGTCCATGAAGTTGCCTACGAAGGGCGTAGGTGGCATCTGTTGCACGCCCCGTTTCGTCCAGTAGTTGAAATTCCGAGTCATGTACAAATAAGCGGCAATCATCAGTGACCACACAATCAGGATACCATCCAG
The Bombus vancouverensis nearcticus chromosome 6, iyBomVanc1_principal, whole genome shotgun sequence DNA segment above includes these coding regions:
- the LOC117157699 gene encoding cytochrome P450 6k1-like, with translation MALLTPYWSLDGILIVWSLMIAAYLYMTRNFNYWTKRGVQQMPPTPFVGNFMDCLLSRIPAAIFVKNLYNYGEGLPFLGFYIFDKPYLLIRDPELVKHVLVSDFNYFANRYATADEKDDRLGYANLFMMKNPGWKSLRSKLTPMFTTGKIKKMFELMLVVADDLAKYLDSLHLEGNGKVIEFTDMCGNFTTDIIGSIAFGLKVGSLQNPKAAFREYGKAVFDFNFYRNLDLLTIFFCPWLVKYLKPKFFGKEANNFFRSVFWNAIEERIKSGQKRNDVTDLLIEMREKYKNDENLKDYKFDGDDLVSQASIFFIAGFETSSTTISYTLQELALNPDIQKTLRAELQDALAETDGKITYDIVMTLPYLDMVISETLRKYPPLTFLDRITLADYKVPNFDLVIEKDTPIFISNVGAHHDPRYFPNPEKYDPLRFTEEAKRARQNFVYFPFGEGPHSCVGMRLGLMQSKLGVVQIMKDHEVFPCEETIIPTVHTPTGFTTTPLGGINLNIRKTATTAG